ACTGGAGAGCAGATTGAGTCAGCCCGAATCTCTTGACACCTTTTTGTATCTAAGCCTCGGCGAGCACGAAGGTAACCGAATGCGCGACGGATTTGACGCAATCCGGGAGTCACTTGAATCCGCGGCGCCCACCGGGCTCGTGTGGCACACGGATGTGGTGGCAGGCGCAGATCACGCAGACACACCAGTCCGATCGTTTCCGTCCGCCGCTCGTCGATTCTGGGGCAAGTAGAAACGCACAACGGCTGAAAACGACGGCACGGCCAAGAATGACGCGGTACGTCACGGCCGTCAAGAAACGCGAGAAATCCCGGAGCCATAAACCATGACTGACCTCAGATATCCCATCGGGCAATTCGAGCATAGCGGCCCCGTTTCCGACAGCGATCTCTCGGGGTGGATCAGGCAGATCGAGATCTTGCCTGAGCAGCTCCGGCACGTCGTCATCAGGCTTTCGGATGAACAACTCGATACAGTATATCGCCCGGGCGGTTGGACTATCCGACAGGTTGTTCACCATATCGCCGATAGCCACACCAACTGCTATGTACGATTCAAGTGGGCGCTCACCGAGGAAGCGCCGACGATCAAGACGTACGACGAACGTCAATGGGCAGCGCTAATCGACTACCGCCTGGTGCCCGTCCAGACGAGCCTCGATTTCCTGTCCCTCCTTCACGAAAGGTGGGTAGTCCTGCTGCGTGCGCTGACACCTGATCAGTTGTCGCGGCAATTCATTCATCCGGAATCGGGTCCATCAGAGCTTGCGTGGAACGTCGGCAATTATGCCTGGCATGGTCGACATCACCTCGCACACATCACAAGCACCGTTGAACGCGAGGGTTGGAATGTGAGCGTATAGAATCGCATCACATGCCCATGCTGAGTAACGCGGCGTGTATGAAACCCATCGAACGTTGTAGCTGGAGACCTCTATGTCCGGAAGAAGAATCGTATCGCTTAGCCTGTTAGTCGTCGTGGCCGGACAGGGGCGACCGCGGCTGTGTCGGGATTTCCCCGCTTGACAATCCTCACCGCCCTACCGACCATGAGGACGCGACGCGTGCAGAGCCGCTAGTGCGGAGATGCTAAGGCTCACAATCGATTGGACTCTAGCCAGGAGGAAAAGTGAATTTGCTTGGCAAACTTCTCGAACAAAGCGGAAGGCCTCGCGGACTGTTAGGCCGGTTTCTCGTTCGTGGTATGAACTCAGGGCATTCTGATCTAACGCAATGGGGACTTTCGAAGGTGCAGATCCCTGAAACCGCGAACGTCCTCGATATCGGATGCGGTGGCGGTCGAACTCTCGAGTATCTGGCATCGCTGGTTGGACGCGGCAAAGCAGTCGGCATTGACTA
This portion of the Rhodothermales bacterium genome encodes:
- a CDS encoding putative metal-dependent hydrolase, which translates into the protein MTDLRYPIGQFEHSGPVSDSDLSGWIRQIEILPEQLRHVVIRLSDEQLDTVYRPGGWTIRQVVHHIADSHTNCYVRFKWALTEEAPTIKTYDERQWAALIDYRLVPVQTSLDFLSLLHERWVVLLRALTPDQLSRQFIHPESGPSELAWNVGNYAWHGRHHLAHITSTVEREGWNVSV